A genomic segment from Salvelinus alpinus chromosome 8, SLU_Salpinus.1, whole genome shotgun sequence encodes:
- the LOC139582626 gene encoding C-C chemokine receptor type 6-like has protein sequence MNHTDNGEETVNNSVAYDYDVVEPCNMEDNNSVETVVRLYIHSVICILGLLGNILVIVTYAFYKKAKSMTDVYLLNVAIADMLFVAALPLIIYNEQSGWAMGTVACKVLRGAYSVNLYSGMLLLACISTDRYIAIVQARRSFRLRSLIFSRIICAAVWSLALLLSVPTFVYYERYVPAHSTLGNDYDNYDYNNATTPFDLENTIFLEEEDYVVCNFRFPDNATARQMKILVPSTQMAVGFLLPLLVMGFCYANIIVTLLRAKNFQRHKAVRVVLAVVVVFIICHLPYNVALLYDTVNKFQNLACSHVDATEVAKTVTETVAYLHCCLNPVLYAFIGVKFRNHFRKIVEDVWCIGKRVMNPRRFSRATSEMYVSTVRKSMDGSSTDNASSFTM, from the coding sequence ATGAACCATACGGATAATGGCGAGGAAACAGTTAACAATTCAGTGGCGTATGACTATGATGTGGTGGAGCCATGTAATATGGAAGACAACAACAGTGTGGAGACAGTGGTGCGACTCTACATCCACTCTGTCATCTGCATCCTGGGATTACTGGGCAACATCCTGGTGATCGTCACCTACGCCTTCTACAAGAAGGCCAAGTCCATGACGGACGTCTACCTTCTGAACGTGGCCATAGCAGACATGCTGTTTGTGGCGGCTCTACCCCTGATCATCTACAATGAGCAGAGTGGCTGGGCCATGGGGACGGTGGCCTGTAAGGTTCTCCGCGGGGCCTACAGCGTCAACCTGTACAGTGGCATGCTGCTGTTAGCTTGTATTAGCACCGACCGCTACATTGCTATCGTCCAGGCCCGTCGCTCCTTCCGGCTCCGCTCCCTGATCTTCAGCCGCATCATCTGCGCTGCAGTCTGGAGCCTGGCcctgctcctctctgtccccaCCTTTGTCTACTACGAGCGTTATGTGCCTGCACACAGCACCCTTGGAAATGATTATGACAACTATGATTACAACAATGCTACAACACCGTTTGATCTGGAGAACACCATATTCTTAGAGGAGGAGGACTATGTAGTCTGCAACTTCAGGTTCCCAGACAACGCCACAGCCCGTCAGATGAAGATCCTGGTCCCGAGCACCCAGATGGCGGTGGGCTTCTTGCTGCCCCTGTTGGTCATGGGTTTCTGCTATGCCAACATCATTGTCACGCTGCTGCGTGCCAAGAACTTCCAGAGGCACAAGGCGGTGCGCGTGGTGCTGGCTGTGGTGGTCGTGTTTATCATCTGTCATCTGCCCTACAACGTCGCGCTGCTCTACGACACGGTCAACAAGTTCCAGAACCTGGCCTGCAGTCACGTGGATGCCACCGAGGTGGCCAAGACAGTGACGGAAACGGTGGCCTACCTGCACTGCTGCCTCAACCCGGTCCTATACGCCTTCATCGGGGTGAAGTTCAGGAACCACTTCAGGAAGATTGTGGAGGATGTGTGGTGCATTGGGAAGAGGGTCATGAATCCCCGACGCTTCTCCAGGGCCACGTCAGAGATGTATGTCTCCACTGTCCGCAAGTCTATGGATGGTTCCTCTACAGACAATGCATCTTCTTTCACCATGTGA
- the LOC139582625 gene encoding centrosomal protein 43-like isoform X3, with product MSATEDDTELRDLLIQTLENNGVLNKLKAEMRAAVFLAMDEQARVENKTPLVNENLKKCLNTQDGRLVASLIIDFLQVFHIDFTLAVFQPEINSLNGLGSREQVSRDLGITETDMNRTTPLLLELVKRGRHREKASIFSAELSPRQIADARQKFDSYDKDRTDGICKEDLEALFGDFFPNFNKNMLERFVTDELRAGDKASSKSSDFQEFLGLYRRFFSQCRSVITHDTSDVIHNPSGFVEKMSPSPASKIPRFKGHKNSAQEEKADAKVNCKGKGQGHVVSRHSEASGDNGNAPVASLKKGLKVEEHADESNSFFDDPLPKPRKTYGWRAADLGRGVGSSTLASFLDPATQRSAAGGGSHSGESHHRDLSGSRNDDDVDCDDDFNSHRSDISKREVSIGEEIEEVSVEGLDNSNKPIYPPHQFDEITQD from the exons ATGTCTGCAACGGAGGACGACACTGAGTTGCGGGATCTTTTGATCCAAACCTTAGAAAACAATGGGGTGTTGAATAAACTAAAG GCAGAAATGCGTGCTGCTGTCTTCCTGGCCATGGATGAACAAGCTAGAGTGGAG AATAAAACTCCACTTGTCAATGAAAACTTGAAGAAATGTCTTAATACACAGGATG GACGCCTGGTGGCCAGCCTTATCATAGACTTCCTGCAGGTGTTCCACATAGACTTCACGCTTGCTGTCTTCCAGCCAGAGATCAACTCA CTAAATGGCCTGGGCAGCCGTGAGCAGGTGTCTCGTGATCTGGGTATCACTGAGACTGATATGAATAGGACCACTCCTCTGCTGCTTGAGCTTGTCAAGAGAGGCAGACACAGGGAGAAGGCCTCCATCTTCTCAGCG GAACTATCCCCCAGGCAAATAGCAGATGCTCGGCAGAAGTTTGACAGTTATGACAAG GACAGAACTGATGGGATATGCAAAGAGGATTTGGAAGCTCTGTTCGGAGATTTCTTTCCCAACTTCAACAA GAACATGCTGGAGAGGTTCGTCACTGATGAGCTCCGAGCTGGAGACAAAGCCTCCAGTAAAT CTAGTGACTTCCAAGAGTTTCTGGGCTTGTACAGGCGCTTCTTCAGTCAGTGTCGAAGTGTG ATCACCCATGACACCAGTGATGTCATTCACAATCCCAGTGGATTTGTTGAGAAGATGAGCCCTTCACCGGCGAGTAAG ATCCCCAGGTTTAAAGGACATAAGAACAGTGCGCAGGAGGAGAAGGCTGACGCCAAGGTAAACTGCAAG GGTAAAGGTCAGGGTCACGTGGTGTCGAGGCACAGCGAGGCGTCCGGGGACAACGGCAACGCCCCCGTGGCGAGCCTGAAGAAGGGTCTCAAGGTGGAGGAGCACGCAGACGAGAGCAACTCGTTCTTTGACGACCCTCTGCCTAAACCACGGAAAACCTATGGCTG GAGAGCAGCAGATTTGGGGAGGGGAGTGGGCAGCAGCACCCTGGCCTCCTTTTTGGACCCGGCCACACAGCGGAGTGCTGCAGGTGGGGGGTCCCACTCAGGAGAATCCCACCACAGAGACCTCTCAGGCAGCAGGAACG ATGATGACGTTGACTGTGATGATGACTTTAACAG CCATCGATCAGATATCTCTAAGCGTGAGGTGAGCATTGGAGAAGAGATCGAGGAGGTTTCCGTCGAGGGACTTGACAACAGCAATAAG CCTATCTATCCCCCCCATCAGTTCGATGAGATCACTCAGGACTGA
- the LOC139582625 gene encoding centrosomal protein 43-like isoform X4 — MSATEDDTELRDLLIQTLENNGVLNKLKAEMRAAVFLAMDEQARVENKTPLVNENLKKCLNTQDGRLVASLIIDFLQVFHIDFTLAVFQPEINSLNGLGSREQVSRDLGITETDMNRTTPLLLELVKRGRHREKASIFSAELSPRQIADARQKFDSYDKDRTDGICKEDLEALFGDFFPNFNKNMLERFVTDELRAGDKASSKSSDFQEFLGLYRRFFSQCRSVITHDTSDVIHNPSGFVEKMSPSPASKIPRFKGHKNSAQEEKADAKGKGQGHVVSRHSEASGDNGNAPVASLKKGLKVEEHADESNSFFDDPLPKPRKTYGWRAADLGRGVGSSTLASFLDPATQRSAAGGGSHSGESHHRDLSGSRNDDDVDCDDDFNSHRSDISKREVSIGEEIEEVSVEGLDNSNKPIYPPHQFDEITQD; from the exons ATGTCTGCAACGGAGGACGACACTGAGTTGCGGGATCTTTTGATCCAAACCTTAGAAAACAATGGGGTGTTGAATAAACTAAAG GCAGAAATGCGTGCTGCTGTCTTCCTGGCCATGGATGAACAAGCTAGAGTGGAG AATAAAACTCCACTTGTCAATGAAAACTTGAAGAAATGTCTTAATACACAGGATG GACGCCTGGTGGCCAGCCTTATCATAGACTTCCTGCAGGTGTTCCACATAGACTTCACGCTTGCTGTCTTCCAGCCAGAGATCAACTCA CTAAATGGCCTGGGCAGCCGTGAGCAGGTGTCTCGTGATCTGGGTATCACTGAGACTGATATGAATAGGACCACTCCTCTGCTGCTTGAGCTTGTCAAGAGAGGCAGACACAGGGAGAAGGCCTCCATCTTCTCAGCG GAACTATCCCCCAGGCAAATAGCAGATGCTCGGCAGAAGTTTGACAGTTATGACAAG GACAGAACTGATGGGATATGCAAAGAGGATTTGGAAGCTCTGTTCGGAGATTTCTTTCCCAACTTCAACAA GAACATGCTGGAGAGGTTCGTCACTGATGAGCTCCGAGCTGGAGACAAAGCCTCCAGTAAAT CTAGTGACTTCCAAGAGTTTCTGGGCTTGTACAGGCGCTTCTTCAGTCAGTGTCGAAGTGTG ATCACCCATGACACCAGTGATGTCATTCACAATCCCAGTGGATTTGTTGAGAAGATGAGCCCTTCACCGGCGAGTAAG ATCCCCAGGTTTAAAGGACATAAGAACAGTGCGCAGGAGGAGAAGGCTGACGCCAAG GGTAAAGGTCAGGGTCACGTGGTGTCGAGGCACAGCGAGGCGTCCGGGGACAACGGCAACGCCCCCGTGGCGAGCCTGAAGAAGGGTCTCAAGGTGGAGGAGCACGCAGACGAGAGCAACTCGTTCTTTGACGACCCTCTGCCTAAACCACGGAAAACCTATGGCTG GAGAGCAGCAGATTTGGGGAGGGGAGTGGGCAGCAGCACCCTGGCCTCCTTTTTGGACCCGGCCACACAGCGGAGTGCTGCAGGTGGGGGGTCCCACTCAGGAGAATCCCACCACAGAGACCTCTCAGGCAGCAGGAACG ATGATGACGTTGACTGTGATGATGACTTTAACAG CCATCGATCAGATATCTCTAAGCGTGAGGTGAGCATTGGAGAAGAGATCGAGGAGGTTTCCGTCGAGGGACTTGACAACAGCAATAAG CCTATCTATCCCCCCCATCAGTTCGATGAGATCACTCAGGACTGA
- the LOC139582625 gene encoding centrosomal protein 43-like isoform X2, with amino-acid sequence MSATEDDTELRDLLIQTLENNGVLNKLKAEMRAAVFLAMDEQARVENKTPLVNENLKKCLNTQDGRLVASLIIDFLQVFHIDFTLAVFQPEINSLNGLGSREQVSRDLGITETDMNRTTPLLLELVKRGRHREKASIFSAELSPRQIADARQKFDSYDKDRTDGICKEDLEALFGDFFPNFNKNMLERFVTDELRAGDKASSKSSDFQEFLGLYRRFFSQCRSVITHDTSDVIHNPSGFVEKMSPSPASKIPRFKGHKNSAQEEKADAKGEEVSHSDTSLNFVSLKGKGQGHVVSRHSEASGDNGNAPVASLKKGLKVEEHADESNSFFDDPLPKPRKTYGWRAADLGRGVGSSTLASFLDPATQRSAAGGGSHSGESHHRDLSGSRNDDDVDCDDDFNSHRSDISKREVSIGEEIEEVSVEGLDNSNKPIYPPHQFDEITQD; translated from the exons ATGTCTGCAACGGAGGACGACACTGAGTTGCGGGATCTTTTGATCCAAACCTTAGAAAACAATGGGGTGTTGAATAAACTAAAG GCAGAAATGCGTGCTGCTGTCTTCCTGGCCATGGATGAACAAGCTAGAGTGGAG AATAAAACTCCACTTGTCAATGAAAACTTGAAGAAATGTCTTAATACACAGGATG GACGCCTGGTGGCCAGCCTTATCATAGACTTCCTGCAGGTGTTCCACATAGACTTCACGCTTGCTGTCTTCCAGCCAGAGATCAACTCA CTAAATGGCCTGGGCAGCCGTGAGCAGGTGTCTCGTGATCTGGGTATCACTGAGACTGATATGAATAGGACCACTCCTCTGCTGCTTGAGCTTGTCAAGAGAGGCAGACACAGGGAGAAGGCCTCCATCTTCTCAGCG GAACTATCCCCCAGGCAAATAGCAGATGCTCGGCAGAAGTTTGACAGTTATGACAAG GACAGAACTGATGGGATATGCAAAGAGGATTTGGAAGCTCTGTTCGGAGATTTCTTTCCCAACTTCAACAA GAACATGCTGGAGAGGTTCGTCACTGATGAGCTCCGAGCTGGAGACAAAGCCTCCAGTAAAT CTAGTGACTTCCAAGAGTTTCTGGGCTTGTACAGGCGCTTCTTCAGTCAGTGTCGAAGTGTG ATCACCCATGACACCAGTGATGTCATTCACAATCCCAGTGGATTTGTTGAGAAGATGAGCCCTTCACCGGCGAGTAAG ATCCCCAGGTTTAAAGGACATAAGAACAGTGCGCAGGAGGAGAAGGCTGACGCCAAG GGCGAGGAGGTCAGCCACAGTGACACCAGTCTGAACTTCGTCTCTCTAAAGGGTAAAGGTCAGGGTCACGTGGTGTCGAGGCACAGCGAGGCGTCCGGGGACAACGGCAACGCCCCCGTGGCGAGCCTGAAGAAGGGTCTCAAGGTGGAGGAGCACGCAGACGAGAGCAACTCGTTCTTTGACGACCCTCTGCCTAAACCACGGAAAACCTATGGCTG GAGAGCAGCAGATTTGGGGAGGGGAGTGGGCAGCAGCACCCTGGCCTCCTTTTTGGACCCGGCCACACAGCGGAGTGCTGCAGGTGGGGGGTCCCACTCAGGAGAATCCCACCACAGAGACCTCTCAGGCAGCAGGAACG ATGATGACGTTGACTGTGATGATGACTTTAACAG CCATCGATCAGATATCTCTAAGCGTGAGGTGAGCATTGGAGAAGAGATCGAGGAGGTTTCCGTCGAGGGACTTGACAACAGCAATAAG CCTATCTATCCCCCCCATCAGTTCGATGAGATCACTCAGGACTGA
- the LOC139582625 gene encoding centrosomal protein 43-like isoform X1, producing MSATEDDTELRDLLIQTLENNGVLNKLKAEMRAAVFLAMDEQARVENKTPLVNENLKKCLNTQDGRLVASLIIDFLQVFHIDFTLAVFQPEINSLNGLGSREQVSRDLGITETDMNRTTPLLLELVKRGRHREKASIFSAELSPRQIADARQKFDSYDKDRTDGICKEDLEALFGDFFPNFNKNMLERFVTDELRAGDKASSKSSDFQEFLGLYRRFFSQCRSVITHDTSDVIHNPSGFVEKMSPSPASKIPRFKGHKNSAQEEKADAKVNCKGEEVSHSDTSLNFVSLKGKGQGHVVSRHSEASGDNGNAPVASLKKGLKVEEHADESNSFFDDPLPKPRKTYGWRAADLGRGVGSSTLASFLDPATQRSAAGGGSHSGESHHRDLSGSRNDDDVDCDDDFNSHRSDISKREVSIGEEIEEVSVEGLDNSNKPIYPPHQFDEITQD from the exons ATGTCTGCAACGGAGGACGACACTGAGTTGCGGGATCTTTTGATCCAAACCTTAGAAAACAATGGGGTGTTGAATAAACTAAAG GCAGAAATGCGTGCTGCTGTCTTCCTGGCCATGGATGAACAAGCTAGAGTGGAG AATAAAACTCCACTTGTCAATGAAAACTTGAAGAAATGTCTTAATACACAGGATG GACGCCTGGTGGCCAGCCTTATCATAGACTTCCTGCAGGTGTTCCACATAGACTTCACGCTTGCTGTCTTCCAGCCAGAGATCAACTCA CTAAATGGCCTGGGCAGCCGTGAGCAGGTGTCTCGTGATCTGGGTATCACTGAGACTGATATGAATAGGACCACTCCTCTGCTGCTTGAGCTTGTCAAGAGAGGCAGACACAGGGAGAAGGCCTCCATCTTCTCAGCG GAACTATCCCCCAGGCAAATAGCAGATGCTCGGCAGAAGTTTGACAGTTATGACAAG GACAGAACTGATGGGATATGCAAAGAGGATTTGGAAGCTCTGTTCGGAGATTTCTTTCCCAACTTCAACAA GAACATGCTGGAGAGGTTCGTCACTGATGAGCTCCGAGCTGGAGACAAAGCCTCCAGTAAAT CTAGTGACTTCCAAGAGTTTCTGGGCTTGTACAGGCGCTTCTTCAGTCAGTGTCGAAGTGTG ATCACCCATGACACCAGTGATGTCATTCACAATCCCAGTGGATTTGTTGAGAAGATGAGCCCTTCACCGGCGAGTAAG ATCCCCAGGTTTAAAGGACATAAGAACAGTGCGCAGGAGGAGAAGGCTGACGCCAAGGTAAACTGCAAG GGCGAGGAGGTCAGCCACAGTGACACCAGTCTGAACTTCGTCTCTCTAAAGGGTAAAGGTCAGGGTCACGTGGTGTCGAGGCACAGCGAGGCGTCCGGGGACAACGGCAACGCCCCCGTGGCGAGCCTGAAGAAGGGTCTCAAGGTGGAGGAGCACGCAGACGAGAGCAACTCGTTCTTTGACGACCCTCTGCCTAAACCACGGAAAACCTATGGCTG GAGAGCAGCAGATTTGGGGAGGGGAGTGGGCAGCAGCACCCTGGCCTCCTTTTTGGACCCGGCCACACAGCGGAGTGCTGCAGGTGGGGGGTCCCACTCAGGAGAATCCCACCACAGAGACCTCTCAGGCAGCAGGAACG ATGATGACGTTGACTGTGATGATGACTTTAACAG CCATCGATCAGATATCTCTAAGCGTGAGGTGAGCATTGGAGAAGAGATCGAGGAGGTTTCCGTCGAGGGACTTGACAACAGCAATAAG CCTATCTATCCCCCCCATCAGTTCGATGAGATCACTCAGGACTGA